A stretch of [Clostridium] scindens DNA encodes these proteins:
- a CDS encoding DUF3784 domain-containing protein gives MFELILLLAVGGLFLWMGYRIWIKEQITLIHDYHYTKVKKEDRKPYTEKMGKAMLVMGAGICLTGVINQITHTGYGWIAFGICFIGGLIMMVSAQIKYNHGIF, from the coding sequence ATGTTTGAATTAATTTTGCTGCTGGCTGTCGGAGGCCTGTTTCTATGGATGGGTTACAGAATATGGATCAAGGAACAGATAACCTTGATTCATGACTACCACTACACAAAAGTAAAGAAAGAAGACCGGAAGCCCTACACAGAGAAAATGGGCAAGGCAATGCTGGTCATGGGAGCGGGCATATGCCTGACTGGTGTGATAAATCAGATAACGCATACAGGGTATGGGTGGATTGCCTTTGGAATCTGTTTCATAGGCGGCCTGATTATGATGGTTTCCGCACAGATCAAATATAACCATGGCATATTTTAG
- a CDS encoding FAD-dependent oxidoreductase — protein MNLFDEVTIGGVTLKNRLVVAPMGVVRDTDGGMSKQQADYLVERAKGGFGLIYPAAVTITDNWESPLYSGGHLTTPSHRMRLKKFVDEAHKYGAKVAIQLSPGYGRVHAGPPGVTNHISSSENTVFAAPDHRCHALTVEEIKGIMQEAERSAGYAADAGVDIIEIHSYGGYLIDQFMSKMWNHRTDEYGGSLENRLRFFREFVEAVRKGVGPEFPISVKYTPVHTVPDGRTFEDEGIEIAKIMDGMGFIYMHLDCGCYEVWNQAVPSAYDREGSQLFVAERLRKEGIRLPFLVQGKLNNPNVARQVVESGTAELVALGHQSLADPYWPEKVKEGRYQDINYCICCNECVFSVKCSVNPVLFHEKEYQLKVPEKLRKILVVGGGPGGLYTAALAAKQGHDVTLWEKEFQLGGLANAAAGPDFKFDVRRYIDHLIADVYQSGVKVRFKEATPENIDAFGADIVILAAGAKAAIPPIPGIGNKKVIPAFDLLAKNVPTGQDIVILGGGHVGCEAALDLTNQGKHVTIVEFLDRILAAPMPNNTRIALTSAIANSGAKCLVKTKLLEITEDGVKVEGSEGEREIPCDHVIIAVGYKAEQSLKDALTNKPYKVFGIGDYNGGGQIMQAVEEGFQLIRHLDDSMEVKQAEE, from the coding sequence ATGAATTTATTTGATGAAGTAACGATTGGCGGCGTAACGCTTAAGAACCGGCTGGTAGTTGCGCCTATGGGCGTCGTACGTGATACGGACGGCGGCATGTCAAAGCAGCAGGCAGACTATCTGGTCGAGCGTGCGAAAGGTGGATTTGGACTTATTTATCCTGCGGCGGTGACGATCACCGATAACTGGGAGAGCCCCCTTTATTCCGGCGGGCATCTTACAACGCCGTCTCATAGGATGAGGCTTAAGAAATTTGTGGATGAGGCCCACAAGTATGGCGCGAAGGTAGCGATTCAGCTGAGCCCGGGATATGGCAGGGTTCATGCAGGTCCTCCAGGCGTTACGAATCATATATCTTCCAGTGAAAATACGGTCTTCGCGGCGCCGGATCATAGATGCCATGCTTTGACGGTAGAGGAAATCAAAGGAATCATGCAGGAGGCAGAAAGAAGCGCAGGATATGCGGCGGATGCTGGCGTGGATATTATTGAGATCCATTCCTATGGAGGCTATCTGATCGATCAGTTTATGTCAAAAATGTGGAATCATAGAACCGATGAATATGGCGGAAGCCTGGAGAACAGGCTTCGCTTCTTCCGTGAGTTTGTAGAAGCAGTCCGTAAGGGCGTGGGGCCCGAGTTTCCAATATCCGTAAAATATACGCCGGTACATACCGTCCCGGACGGGCGCACCTTCGAAGATGAAGGAATCGAAATAGCAAAGATTATGGATGGCATGGGATTTATCTACATGCATCTGGACTGTGGCTGCTATGAAGTATGGAATCAGGCGGTTCCCAGCGCATATGACAGAGAAGGAAGCCAGCTTTTTGTGGCCGAGCGTCTGCGTAAAGAGGGAATCAGGCTTCCCTTCCTTGTTCAGGGAAAACTGAACAATCCGAATGTGGCAAGGCAGGTGGTCGAGTCCGGCACGGCGGAACTCGTTGCGCTGGGGCATCAGTCGCTGGCGGATCCATACTGGCCCGAAAAAGTAAAAGAAGGACGCTATCAGGACATCAATTACTGCATCTGCTGCAATGAATGCGTATTTTCGGTAAAATGCAGCGTGAATCCTGTGCTTTTCCATGAGAAAGAGTACCAGTTGAAAGTACCGGAAAAACTGCGGAAAATCCTTGTAGTCGGCGGAGGCCCGGGAGGCCTGTATACGGCTGCTCTGGCCGCGAAGCAAGGACACGATGTAACCCTCTGGGAAAAAGAGTTTCAATTGGGAGGCCTGGCAAATGCGGCGGCGGGCCCTGACTTTAAGTTTGACGTTCGGCGCTATATTGATCATCTGATCGCCGATGTATACCAGAGTGGCGTGAAGGTGCGTTTTAAGGAGGCAACGCCGGAAAATATCGACGCGTTCGGCGCGGATATCGTGATCCTTGCTGCCGGCGCGAAGGCCGCAATACCGCCGATACCTGGCATTGGGAATAAGAAGGTGATACCGGCGTTTGACCTTCTTGCGAAGAATGTGCCAACCGGGCAGGACATAGTAATCCTGGGCGGAGGCCACGTAGGATGCGAGGCGGCTCTTGATCTGACGAATCAGGGAAAGCATGTTACCATCGTAGAATTCCTCGACCGTATTCTCGCAGCGCCTATGCCGAATAATACGAGAATTGCACTTACGTCCGCGATCGCAAATTCCGGCGCCAAGTGCCTGGTAAAGACGAAACTTCTGGAAATTACAGAGGATGGCGTGAAAGTGGAAGGCTCGGAGGGGGAAAGAGAGATTCCGTGCGATCATGTCATTATCGCTGTGGGCTACAAGGCAGAGCAGTCTCTGAAAGATGCCCTTACAAATAAGCCATATAAAGTGTTTGGCATTGGCGACTATAATGGCGGGGGACAGATCATGCAGGCGGTGGAAGAGGGATTCCAGCTGATCCGGCATCTGGATGATTCTATGGAAGTGAAGCAGGCTGAGGAATAA